A single Arachidicoccus sp. BS20 DNA region contains:
- a CDS encoding alpha/beta hydrolase-fold protein, giving the protein MRLKIILFFSLMTHSLSTGAQFHVQLRLTIPSNIPTKSDDIFLAGNFNGWTTSDKNYQFKKDKSGKYLLNISLDKGYYEYKIVRGNWANSEVGKNGETMENRTLQLNRDSVIQVSVANWADNFLPVIKQNTATQNVHFLNTAFFIPQLQRTRRVWIYLPQNYFTSSKKYPVIYMQDGQNIFDEATAFSGEWGVDDYLNSLPVEQQCIVVAVDNGDSLRMNEYNPYNTKRFGKGEGNAYADFLEQTLKPFVDKHYRTLNDAGHTAIAGSSMGGLISFFAAIKYPETFGISGIFSPSFWIAPKLKKDIKKFSTQFNDSHFYFYGGNKESDSMVINIEAVQKELLLFKNVQTRINIDREGIHNEAFWRKHFPGFYKWCLEIWKL; this is encoded by the coding sequence ATGCGTTTAAAAATTATTTTATTTTTCTCTTTGATGACACACTCACTTTCAACCGGCGCACAATTTCACGTTCAGCTTCGACTTACCATCCCATCAAATATTCCTACAAAAAGCGATGATATTTTTCTTGCCGGAAACTTCAACGGCTGGACAACTTCCGACAAAAACTATCAGTTCAAAAAAGATAAATCGGGCAAATATCTGCTGAATATTTCTTTGGATAAAGGCTACTATGAATATAAAATAGTACGCGGCAACTGGGCAAATTCCGAAGTGGGAAAAAACGGCGAAACTATGGAAAACAGGACATTACAGCTTAACAGAGATAGTGTGATACAAGTTTCAGTCGCTAACTGGGCAGACAATTTTTTACCGGTTATAAAACAAAATACCGCCACACAGAACGTTCATTTTTTAAATACCGCTTTTTTCATTCCTCAACTGCAAAGAACAAGGCGCGTGTGGATTTATCTGCCGCAGAATTATTTTACATCATCCAAAAAATATCCCGTAATTTATATGCAGGACGGACAAAATATTTTTGATGAAGCCACCGCATTTTCCGGCGAATGGGGCGTGGACGATTATTTAAACTCTTTACCTGTTGAACAGCAATGTATTGTAGTTGCGGTTGACAATGGCGATAGCTTGCGTATGAACGAATACAATCCGTACAACACGAAAAGATTCGGAAAAGGCGAAGGAAATGCGTATGCCGATTTTCTCGAACAAACACTAAAACCCTTTGTTGACAAGCATTACAGGACATTGAACGATGCAGGACACACGGCAATTGCGGGAAGCTCGATGGGTGGATTAATTTCTTTTTTCGCAGCAATAAAATATCCGGAAACATTCGGCATCAGCGGAATTTTTTCGCCGTCATTCTGGATTGCTCCGAAACTTAAAAAGGATATAAAGAAATTTTCAACTCAGTTCAATGACAGCCATTTTTACTTTTACGGCGGCAATAAGGAATCTGACAGTATGGTTATCAATATTGAAGCAGTGCAGAAAGAATTACTTCTATTTAAAAACGTCCAAACCCGCATTAATATTGACCGCGAAGGCATCCACAATGAAGCTTTCTGGCGAAAACATTTTCCGGGTTTTTACAAATGGTGTTTGGAAATTTGGAAGTTGTGA
- a CDS encoding fatty acid desaturase family protein produces MRTLPDTLTDPVGLKPPYYIWLDKFFLRLIRDERDLPFIYFTLSIILFLIPYAVLLFSHLFVGLNWWAAAIFYMIINAASFIGRFSLMFHCAAHRTLFKKQYNYLNYILPYFIAPFFGHMADTYYSHHIGMHHAENNLEDDESSTMSYQRDSLKSFLLYLSRFIVRGLYDLASYLKKKNRKKLMYSAIRGEIMFIIMCIVLSCFNWRATFCVFIFPYFFYRLIAMLGNWAQHAFIDPAEPGNGYKNSMNCINSKYNWICWNDGYHISHHLKPTMHWTEHPAYFQKTIDKYVENNAVVFSKIDIMMVAVLLLAKRYDLLAKNFVNIGNRFSSEEAVIAFLKERTARCDNQ; encoded by the coding sequence ATGCGTACACTACCCGATACACTGACCGACCCTGTTGGTTTAAAGCCGCCATATTATATTTGGTTGGATAAGTTCTTTCTCCGCTTAATCCGCGATGAAAGGGATTTGCCTTTTATTTATTTTACGCTCAGTATTATCTTATTCCTGATTCCGTATGCCGTATTATTGTTCAGCCACTTGTTCGTCGGACTAAACTGGTGGGCAGCAGCAATCTTTTATATGATAATTAATGCCGCTTCTTTCATTGGTCGTTTTTCGCTGATGTTTCATTGCGCAGCTCACCGGACTTTATTTAAAAAGCAATACAATTATTTAAACTACATACTTCCGTATTTTATCGCTCCGTTTTTTGGGCACATGGCAGATACTTATTATTCGCACCATATTGGTATGCACCATGCAGAAAACAATCTTGAGGACGATGAAAGTTCGACCATGTCTTACCAACGCGATTCTTTGAAAAGCTTCTTGTTATATCTGTCAAGGTTTATTGTACGAGGATTGTACGACCTCGCTTCCTATTTGAAAAAGAAAAACCGGAAAAAATTAATGTACAGCGCTATACGCGGGGAAATTATGTTTATCATTATGTGTATAGTTTTGAGTTGTTTTAATTGGCGAGCCACGTTCTGCGTGTTTATTTTCCCCTATTTCTTTTACCGGCTGATTGCTATGCTCGGTAATTGGGCGCAACACGCTTTTATTGACCCGGCAGAACCCGGCAATGGTTATAAAAACAGCATGAACTGTATCAACAGTAAATACAATTGGATATGCTGGAACGATGGATACCACATATCACATCATTTAAAACCAACGATGCACTGGACGGAGCATCCGGCTTATTTCCAAAAGACAATTGACAAATATGTTGAAAATAACGCCGTTGTTTTTAGTAAGATAGACATAATGATGGTTGCAGTGCTTTTGCTTGCAAAGCGATATGATTTATTGGCTAAGAATTTTGTAAATATCGGCAATCGATTTTCATCAGAGGAAGCCGTTATTGCATTCTTAAAAGAAAGAACTGCACGGTGCGATAATCAATAA
- a CDS encoding LytR/AlgR family response regulator transcription factor, with translation MKILIIEDEINAANELARILVDLDASNTVLAMLDSVEASIAFLKGDNLPDLIFSDIQLVDGMCFEIYREVSLKRPVIFCTAYDEYMLEAFETNAVSYLLKPITEDAVAKAMEKYRSLKSAFEPVTATRSIEKLGQQLKYIYKKTILVEQRGNIIPLSVNDIAYLYLENSVIQIGTNKHHQYFIPSTLDELERVLDPEVFYRANRQFIINRLAIASIERFFSRKLIAKLVVQAPETIVISKANASGFLRWLEGA, from the coding sequence ATGAAAATTTTAATTATAGAAGATGAAATAAATGCCGCAAACGAGCTGGCAAGAATATTGGTTGACTTAGATGCTTCCAATACCGTGCTGGCAATGCTGGATTCTGTGGAGGCGAGCATTGCGTTTTTGAAAGGAGATAACTTACCCGACCTGATTTTTTCCGATATTCAATTGGTAGATGGAATGTGCTTTGAAATTTATCGGGAAGTTTCCTTAAAAAGACCTGTTATTTTTTGTACCGCCTACGATGAATATATGCTCGAAGCGTTTGAAACAAATGCTGTCAGCTATTTATTAAAACCAATTACCGAAGACGCGGTAGCGAAAGCAATGGAGAAGTATCGAAGCCTCAAATCGGCTTTTGAACCCGTAACGGCAACACGTTCTATTGAAAAATTGGGTCAGCAATTAAAATATATTTATAAAAAAACGATTCTCGTTGAACAACGGGGAAACATTATTCCGCTTTCGGTAAATGATATTGCTTATCTGTATCTGGAAAATTCGGTCATACAAATCGGTACGAATAAACATCATCAATATTTCATTCCTTCAACACTTGACGAGCTGGAAAGAGTACTTGACCCGGAAGTCTTTTATCGCGCCAACCGGCAATTTATTATCAACCGACTTGCCATTGCAAGCATAGAAAGATTTTTTTCACGAAAGCTCATTGCTAAACTTGTTGTACAAGCGCCTGAAACAATAGTCATCAGCAAGGCAAATGCATCCGGTTTTTTACGGTGGCTTGAAGGAGCGTAG
- a CDS encoding sensor histidine kinase, whose product MSKQYRILGVIIPLGIALAVLPIKLTADDVQSGGLFLAVRTIRYTFIAGVLAFFLHLWLNRKFASAGSKWRYAAYLFKIILVAVIIFTVSVSLDFAFDKIVKSSPFTIAKEDLNWYLVILRCVLISAVQFFIVFYLQLFRESQRRSLEIEKLKQAQLEANLSNLKEQMSPHFLFNTLNTLSAITQEKPVKVYVAELASVYRYMLVHNKLNLVPLAKELSFITSYLYIIKIRMGNAIDINIDIEEKLMQTNIPPLTLQLLLENAIKHNVAAINKPLQIRIYNNESHIIICNSLSPKTAQHYSTGVGLDNLMSRYQLLFSRNIVIEKSSTMFKVKLPIQT is encoded by the coding sequence ATGTCGAAGCAATATCGAATATTGGGTGTAATCATTCCGCTTGGAATAGCTCTTGCCGTGTTACCTATAAAATTGACTGCCGATGATGTTCAATCGGGCGGTTTATTTTTAGCTGTCCGTACAATCCGATATACTTTTATAGCCGGTGTACTTGCTTTCTTTCTTCATCTTTGGCTGAATCGAAAATTTGCTTCAGCCGGTAGTAAATGGCGATATGCGGCTTATTTATTCAAGATTATACTTGTTGCAGTAATCATTTTTACAGTTTCGGTTTCGCTTGATTTTGCTTTCGATAAAATTGTAAAAAGCTCTCCTTTTACCATAGCCAAAGAGGACCTGAACTGGTATTTGGTAATATTAAGGTGTGTGCTCATCAGCGCCGTACAATTTTTTATAGTTTTTTATTTGCAGTTGTTCAGAGAAAGCCAGAGACGTAGTTTAGAAATAGAGAAGCTTAAACAAGCTCAGTTGGAAGCCAATTTGTCCAATTTGAAAGAGCAGATGAGCCCTCACTTTCTCTTTAATACGCTAAATACTTTAAGTGCGATAACACAGGAAAAGCCGGTAAAGGTTTATGTTGCCGAACTCGCTTCTGTTTACAGATATATGCTGGTTCATAATAAACTGAACCTTGTGCCTCTGGCGAAAGAGTTGAGTTTCATCACGTCTTATCTGTACATTATCAAAATTCGCATGGGAAATGCTATTGACATAAATATTGACATTGAGGAAAAATTAATGCAAACCAATATTCCGCCGCTTACCTTACAACTTTTGCTGGAAAACGCCATTAAGCACAATGTGGCAGCGATTAATAAGCCTTTGCAAATTCGGATATACAACAACGAATCGCATATTATTATTTGCAACAGTCTTTCGCCGAAAACGGCTCAACATTATTCAACAGGGGTAGGGCTGGACAATTTAATGAGTCGTTATCAGCTTCTGTTTTCCCGGAATATTGTTATTGAGAAAAGTTCAACAATGTTTAAAGTTAAATTACCGATACAGACATGA
- a CDS encoding 4-hydroxy-3-methylbut-2-enyl diphosphate reductase, with protein sequence MKQFNVPNIYRSSLISAIKDKRRADDKLKKDFSPTLLDFGDVQLYLARHFGFCYGVENAIEIAFNIINENPGKQIYLLSEMIHNPQVNADLAARGVKFLQDTYGRQIIPFDEISNNDIVVIPAFGTTLEIEKLLKEKGIPTEKYNTTCPFVEKVWNRSEQIARKGYSIVVHGKPRHEETRATFSHASSKTPTVIVNDMDEAKELAKYITGEKPAQRFYEEFKWKHSANFSVEKDLQRIGVVNQTTQLASETQAISDFLKQVIKIHYQLADQNIGERFADTRDTLCYATNDNQSAVSGMLGTDADLAFVVGGYNSSNTSHLVELCSEKLPTYFINSADKIRSKKTIETCNWSTKEIVEVDNFLPEKYPVKILLTSGASCPDAIVEDVIKKILSLYDCEEKFDEMLERIIDGA encoded by the coding sequence ATGAAACAATTCAACGTTCCCAACATATACCGAAGTTCGCTCATCAGCGCAATTAAAGACAAGCGTCGCGCAGATGACAAACTGAAGAAAGATTTTTCGCCTACGTTGCTCGATTTCGGCGATGTGCAATTATATCTCGCGCGTCATTTCGGATTTTGCTATGGTGTTGAAAATGCGATAGAGATTGCGTTTAACATCATCAATGAAAATCCCGGCAAGCAAATTTATTTGTTGAGCGAAATGATTCATAATCCGCAAGTGAATGCAGATTTAGCGGCGCGCGGCGTAAAATTTTTACAAGACACTTACGGCAGACAAATCATTCCTTTTGATGAAATTTCCAACAACGATATTGTAGTAATTCCTGCTTTCGGAACAACCCTGGAAATCGAAAAATTGCTGAAAGAAAAAGGCATTCCTACGGAAAAATATAACACCACTTGTCCGTTTGTGGAAAAAGTTTGGAATCGCAGCGAGCAGATTGCGCGCAAAGGTTACAGCATCGTGGTTCACGGAAAGCCGCGCCACGAGGAAACCCGTGCCACGTTTTCCCATGCTTCGTCCAAAACACCAACTGTGATTGTAAACGATATGGACGAAGCGAAAGAGTTGGCAAAATATATCACGGGTGAAAAACCGGCGCAACGTTTTTATGAAGAATTTAAGTGGAAACATTCTGCAAATTTTTCTGTCGAAAAAGATTTGCAGCGTATTGGCGTTGTTAATCAAACCACACAGCTTGCGAGCGAAACTCAGGCAATATCGGACTTTCTGAAGCAAGTGATTAAAATACATTATCAGCTTGCCGACCAAAATATTGGCGAACGCTTCGCCGATACACGCGACACATTGTGTTATGCAACAAATGATAATCAATCTGCCGTAAGCGGGATGTTGGGTACAGATGCGGATTTGGCATTCGTCGTGGGCGGTTATAACAGCAGCAATACTTCTCATTTGGTGGAGCTTTGCAGTGAAAAACTGCCAACTTATTTTATCAACAGCGCCGATAAAATTCGTTCTAAAAAAACGATTGAAACCTGCAATTGGAGTACGAAAGAAATTGTTGAAGTAGATAATTTTCTTCCTGAAAAATATCCGGTAAAAATATTGCTCACAAGCGGTGCAAGCTGTCCAGATGCGATTGTGGAAGACGTGATTAAAAAAATTTTATCGCTGTATGATTGTGAAGAAAAGTTTGATGAAATGCTTGAACGGATAATTGACGGAGCATGA
- a CDS encoding GNAT family N-acetyltransferase encodes MNLQFVCKKFDELSLIELYRILQIRNQVFYVEQRCDDLDLDDKDQQSYHLSIYDGEILCGYARLLPPGLAYSEMSIGRVAVDFSYRGRGIGKGLMNQAIENCYNLFGKGAIKISGQLYLQKFYESLGFEKISDVYLEAGIEHIKMIKND; translated from the coding sequence ATGAATTTACAATTTGTATGTAAGAAATTTGACGAACTTTCGTTGATTGAATTGTACCGAATTTTACAAATCCGCAATCAGGTTTTTTATGTAGAACAGCGTTGCGATGATTTGGATTTGGACGATAAAGACCAGCAATCTTATCATCTTTCGATTTACGACGGCGAAATTCTTTGCGGCTACGCGCGTTTGCTGCCGCCGGGATTGGCTTACAGCGAAATGTCCATCGGCAGGGTGGCGGTTGATTTCAGTTATCGCGGAAGAGGAATCGGTAAAGGACTGATGAATCAGGCGATTGAAAATTGTTACAATTTGTTTGGTAAAGGAGCTATTAAAATAAGCGGACAATTGTACTTGCAAAAATTTTATGAATCTTTGGGCTTTGAAAAAATAAGCGATGTGTATTTAGAAGCAGGAATTGAGCATATAAAAATGATAAAGAATGATTGA
- a CDS encoding sodium:solute symporter, producing MSATLLLSIVFIYFLLLLFVSWKTGKGSNNESFFIGNRRSNWMLVAFGMIGTSLSGVTFVSVPGAVGYDSFHYLQITLGYMLGYFTIAFILLPLYYKLKLISIYGYLETRMGTASYKTGTLFFIVSRWFGATARLYLVVNIMQVIILDKLHVPFWVTTLIILAMIILYTYEGGVKTIVWTDTLQTSCMLIGLIVCSAYILHHLNMNIGESLDAMRIHGFTEIFNTNIDDKNFFVKQILAGAFITITMTGIDQEMMQKSISVTRLKDSKKNMVSLGFIMLIVISLFLFLGGLLHLFKIQENIVASGDQLFPAIAMEHAPAALSVIFIIALISALFPSADGAMTALTSSICIDILGMKRRTDWNEEKQKSIRKKIHLWVALSFLILVLVFKWINNNSMIGIILKLAGYTYGPLLGLFAFGIFSKRKVNDKLVPMVCFAAPVICFFIDYYQKKIFGNFQIGLELIAINGLLTWLGLRMISKSEP from the coding sequence ATGTCTGCAACACTTTTACTCAGTATCGTTTTCATTTATTTCCTGCTGCTGCTTTTCGTTTCGTGGAAAACGGGCAAAGGCAGCAACAACGAATCTTTCTTCATCGGCAACCGCCGCAGCAACTGGATGCTCGTGGCTTTCGGCATGATAGGAACTTCGCTCAGCGGCGTTACATTTGTAAGCGTTCCCGGCGCAGTCGGTTATGATTCTTTTCATTATTTACAAATTACGCTCGGCTATATGCTCGGCTATTTTACGATTGCGTTTATTCTGCTGCCATTGTATTATAAATTAAAACTCATTTCCATTTACGGATACCTTGAAACCCGGATGGGAACTGCATCTTACAAAACAGGTACGTTGTTTTTTATTGTTTCAAGATGGTTTGGCGCAACGGCAAGACTGTACCTTGTAGTCAATATTATGCAGGTAATTATTCTGGATAAACTGCACGTTCCGTTTTGGGTTACAACGCTCATTATTCTTGCAATGATAATTTTATACACGTATGAAGGCGGCGTTAAAACCATTGTGTGGACAGATACTTTGCAAACAAGTTGTATGCTGATTGGACTAATTGTTTGCAGCGCTTACATTTTGCACCATCTCAATATGAACATTGGCGAAAGCCTTGATGCCATGCGCATTCACGGCTTTACGGAAATTTTCAACACCAATATCGATGATAAAAATTTCTTTGTAAAACAAATTCTTGCAGGTGCATTCATCACCATTACAATGACGGGCATTGACCAGGAAATGATGCAGAAAAGTATTTCGGTTACGCGGCTGAAAGATTCAAAGAAAAATATGGTGTCGCTTGGCTTTATTATGTTGATTGTGATTTCATTATTTTTATTTCTTGGCGGTTTGTTGCACTTATTTAAAATACAGGAAAATATTGTTGCAAGCGGCGATCAACTTTTTCCTGCAATCGCGATGGAACATGCGCCCGCAGCGCTTTCCGTGATTTTTATCATTGCCCTGATTTCAGCATTGTTTCCCAGCGCAGATGGTGCGATGACAGCTTTGACTTCATCCATTTGCATTGATATTTTAGGAATGAAAAGAAGAACCGACTGGAACGAAGAGAAACAAAAATCCATCCGCAAAAAAATTCATCTTTGGGTAGCGCTTAGTTTTTTGATTTTGGTGCTGGTGTTTAAATGGATTAACAACAACAGCATGATTGGCATCATTTTGAAACTCGCGGGTTATACTTACGGACCTTTACTTGGACTATTTGCGTTCGGCATTTTCAGCAAGCGAAAAGTAAATGATAAACTTGTTCCAATGGTTTGCTTTGCTGCGCCGGTCATTTGTTTCTTTATAGATTATTATCAAAAAAAAATTTTCGGAAATTTTCAAATCGGTTTGGAATTGATTGCAATTAACGGATTACTGACTTGGCTTGGGTTGCGGATGATTTCAAAGTCTGAACCATGA
- the radA gene encoding DNA repair protein RadA encodes MAKTKTAFFCSNCGYESPKWLGKCPSCNEWNTFVEEVIDRGSDKTSVWKNYNKSSSEKENRIVSLGEINVHEEKRILTKDAEINRVLGGGIVHGSIVLVAGEPGIGKSTLFLQTGLQLNQLTTLYVSGEESEQQIKMRAARLGIQNENFYLLTETSTQIIFKEIKKLKPQLVIVDSVQTLHSEIIDASPGSISQIRECAAEFQRFAKETDTPVFLIGHITKDGNIAGPKILEHMVDTVLQFEGDRHYTYRILRTLKNRFGSTAELGIYEMSNEGMRAVNNPSEILISQKEDNLSGSAIAASMEGMRPLLIEVQALVTQSVYGTPQRTVSGFDLRRLQLLLAVLEKRGGFLFGMKDVFINIAGGLKVEDPSIDLAIIAALLSSYEDIPLPQQICFAGEVGLNGEIRAVNRIEQRIAEAEKLGFEKIIVSRYNKKGFNAQHFKIEIISLGKVEELYKYLF; translated from the coding sequence ATGGCTAAAACAAAAACAGCATTTTTTTGCAGCAACTGCGGATATGAAAGCCCAAAATGGTTGGGTAAATGTCCGTCGTGCAACGAGTGGAATACATTTGTTGAAGAAGTGATTGACAGAGGCAGCGACAAAACTTCAGTGTGGAAAAACTATAATAAAAGTTCATCGGAAAAAGAAAACCGCATTGTATCGTTAGGCGAAATAAACGTGCATGAAGAAAAAAGAATTTTAACCAAAGATGCGGAAATCAACCGCGTGCTTGGCGGCGGCATTGTGCATGGAAGCATCGTACTTGTGGCGGGCGAACCGGGCATCGGGAAGAGTACATTGTTTTTGCAAACAGGTTTACAACTCAATCAACTCACGACTTTATATGTGAGCGGCGAAGAAAGCGAGCAACAAATCAAAATGCGTGCGGCAAGGCTCGGTATTCAGAACGAAAATTTTTATTTGCTTACCGAAACTTCCACGCAAATTATTTTTAAAGAAATAAAAAAGCTCAAACCGCAGCTTGTAATTGTAGATAGTGTGCAGACCTTGCATTCCGAAATTATAGATGCTTCGCCCGGAAGCATTTCGCAAATTCGTGAGTGCGCCGCAGAATTTCAGCGTTTCGCCAAAGAGACCGACACGCCGGTATTTTTGATTGGTCATATCACGAAAGACGGCAACATTGCGGGACCTAAAATTTTGGAACACATGGTGGATACAGTATTGCAATTTGAAGGCGACAGGCATTATACTTACCGCATTTTGCGCACGCTGAAAAATCGTTTTGGCAGCACCGCAGAACTCGGTATTTATGAAATGTCCAATGAGGGAATGCGTGCCGTAAACAATCCGTCAGAAATATTGATTTCGCAAAAAGAAGACAATCTTAGCGGTAGCGCCATTGCCGCAAGCATGGAAGGAATGCGACCACTATTGATTGAAGTGCAAGCACTCGTAACGCAAAGTGTGTACGGCACACCGCAACGCACCGTGAGCGGATTTGATTTGCGAAGATTGCAATTGTTGCTGGCAGTTCTTGAAAAGCGCGGCGGATTTTTATTCGGTATGAAAGATGTGTTCATTAACATTGCGGGCGGTTTGAAAGTCGAAGACCCGTCGATTGATTTGGCGATTATAGCAGCGCTTCTCTCCTCTTACGAAGACATTCCTTTGCCGCAACAAATCTGTTTCGCCGGCGAAGTTGGTTTAAACGGCGAAATACGTGCTGTGAATAGAATTGAACAACGCATTGCCGAAGCGGAAAAACTGGGGTTTGAAAAAATCATTGTTTCGCGATACAACAAAAAAGGCTTTAATGCACAACATTTTAAAATAGAAATTATCTCTTTGGGCAAAGTGGAAGAACTGTATAAATATCTTTTTTAA
- a CDS encoding MFS transporter — protein MANQQKSYGSAMATLITVFFFWGFVAASNGIFIPFCKAHFNLTQFESQLIDFTFYGGYFIGSLILYIASQVSKVDILNKIGFKMGIVYGLLISVVGALAMIPSVKSGEFGLILLSFFIIAIGFSLQQTAANPFAVVLGTPETGAHRLNLAGGVNSLGTLLGPVIVSVILFGSVGSGTSNVSITSINNLYLLLAGVFFAVAIFFWISNLPKVTSDEKFEGGLGALKYPQLVLGMVAIFVYVGCEVTIQSNMGALLESKEFGGLNPAQISPYISLYWGSLMIGRWTGAISAFKTSKILRNILTIVVPYVAFGIILLVNHLQGTPVDEFYIYAVCIAILVGGFFIGNEKPVLNLVIFGIVGILAMAIGLLTVGEVGRLAFISGGLACSIMWPSIFALAITGLGKYTSQGSAFLIMMILGGSIIPPLQGKIADLSNIHISYIVPLIGFAYLVFFAVRVGKILEKQGIDVDHTKASGH, from the coding sequence ATGGCTAATCAGCAGAAGAGTTATGGCAGTGCAATGGCAACGCTAATAACTGTTTTTTTCTTTTGGGGTTTTGTGGCAGCGAGCAATGGTATTTTTATACCTTTTTGTAAGGCGCATTTCAATCTTACTCAATTCGAGTCCCAACTCATTGATTTTACTTTTTACGGTGGTTATTTTATCGGGTCTTTGATATTGTATATTGCCTCACAGGTATCCAAAGTTGATATACTTAACAAAATCGGTTTTAAGATGGGCATTGTATATGGATTGCTCATTTCGGTTGTAGGTGCGTTGGCTATGATTCCATCGGTAAAGTCGGGAGAATTTGGTTTAATTTTATTATCGTTTTTCATTATTGCCATTGGCTTTTCGTTGCAACAAACGGCTGCGAACCCGTTTGCAGTCGTATTGGGCACGCCTGAAACCGGAGCGCACAGACTGAATCTTGCAGGTGGAGTCAATTCACTTGGAACCTTGCTTGGTCCGGTAATTGTGAGCGTTATTTTATTCGGTTCTGTCGGTAGCGGAACAAGTAATGTTTCTATCACTTCCATTAATAATTTATACTTACTGCTTGCAGGCGTATTTTTTGCCGTAGCCATATTTTTCTGGATTTCCAACCTGCCAAAAGTTACCAGCGATGAAAAATTTGAAGGCGGACTTGGTGCATTGAAATATCCGCAATTGGTTTTGGGCATGGTTGCTATTTTCGTCTATGTAGGCTGTGAAGTAACCATTCAAAGCAATATGGGAGCATTGCTGGAGAGTAAAGAATTTGGCGGTCTTAATCCCGCTCAGATTTCGCCTTACATTTCATTGTATTGGGGCAGTTTGATGATTGGTCGCTGGACAGGTGCTATCAGCGCATTTAAGACTTCAAAAATTCTAAGAAATATTTTAACCATTGTTGTTCCTTATGTTGCGTTTGGTATTATACTTTTGGTTAATCATTTACAGGGAACACCTGTTGATGAGTTCTATATTTATGCAGTATGTATTGCCATTTTGGTAGGCGGATTTTTTATCGGCAATGAAAAGCCTGTTTTGAACCTGGTCATATTTGGAATTGTAGGCATTCTTGCAATGGCAATCGGCTTATTAACCGTAGGAGAAGTTGGTCGCCTGGCATTTATTAGCGGAGGTTTGGCTTGCTCCATTATGTGGCCCAGCATTTTCGCATTGGCAATTACAGGCTTGGGAAAATACACTAGTCAGGGTTCTGCATTTTTAATTATGATGATTTTGGGCGGGTCTATTATTCCGCCGTTACAAGGTAAAATAGCAGACCTTTCCAATATTCATATATCATACATTGTTCCTTTGATAGGATTTGCCTACCTTGTATTCTTTGCAGTACGTGTAGGAAAAATATTGGAAAAACAAGGAATAGATGTGGACCACACAAAAGCATCCGGACATTAA